From the SAR202 cluster bacterium genome, the window AGGCTCTTTCGATCCAAAAAATTGTGATCCTTCAATTTGATGGAAAGCACCAGCCTGAGCAATTATTCCTCCTGATAATCCTCCGCCAATAGTTGGAATTGGAGTGTCTGGATCAAATTTAAATGTTGTTGAATCATCTTGATTTAATGGCTTATTTGTATCCATACTCCCATCTTTGTGGAAATAGTAAGGAGTGAAATTAGTTCTAGCTAATGGCCATTCATTTTCGAATCTCCATTGTCCTCCGTGTTGCATTCTTTCTTGTTCATCTTTTAGACCACTACCACCACCCATAATAAATAAAAGAAGAGAGTTTTGTTCCTGGAAACCATTATCAAAATCTTTCATCCATGCATCGAACCATAATAGCCTGTAGTCGTCCCAGTTTTCTGCTAGTGAATTAATACTGGCTGTAGGCCCAAAGTCTACTTCTCCAGCATAAGAAACAGATCGTTGTCCGTGGGTCCAGGGCCCCATTAAAACACGTACTGGTGATTTTTTCTTATTTGATAGGCCGATATAATTTTCAAAAGTAGTTCTTGTGTAAGAGTCATACCAGCCACCAGTATGTATTTGAGGTATATCTGACCATTCATCGTAGAATAGTTCTCCTGCTAATCCAGGCTGTTTCCAATAGTCATCATATTCTCCCCTACTCCATTCTTCTAAAATATAGTCTTCATAAGCAGGGGTCCATTTTAAAGGTGAATGACCTTTTTTCCATGGTAAACGCAAAAGCCAATCTTCTTGATTAACTTCATCTAAATACTTAGCTACAACTGGATTCTCTATTGCTTCTTTACTTAATTTGGCTTGTGAAATTGCCCATCCTAATTGTCTTAATTCAAATGCTCCATTATGACGTGCCGAACTCATATAAGCATTTGAAAACCCTCCACAATCTATAATCATGGCTTGTAATCCTTTGGCATTCATTGAAGCCATAGCAGCTTGTGTATGAGCACCATATGATGTTCCGTATGTTCCTATTTTCCCATTACACCATTCTTGATCTACTATCCATTCAGTTAAATCGTAGCCATCATTTGCATCTTGAGTGTATTTATGGAATTCACCTTCTGAATTATATCTACCTCGATTATCTTGTATTACTACGATATAACCTCTTTTAGTAAAATATTCAGCTTCTTCGGCAAATCTATCTGAACCTTTGTCATAAGGCGTTCTATGTAACAATACAGGTTTTGGTGTTTTATCTATTTCCCCATCAATACTAGGATAATATATATCTGTAGATAGATTGATATCATCTCTCATTTTAACTTTGATGTCTTTTTCAACTTGTACTTCATATGTTACTTCTGAACGAACATTTTTAAATAAATTATCCATAACACCCTTCCTAGAGATTTGATATCCAGTTTAATATTTCTTTTGCATGCTGATCATGCATATCTGTCCATGCGTGATCAGCGCCTTCTACAATAACTACTGAATTTTTTTTATGTGACGATTTCATAATTTCATGCGTATCTGTTGCACAATTTTCTAATCTTGGGTGGGTTTCTAATGTTCCAGCAATTAGTAGTGTTGGGTTTGTGATTTCTTGTGCATAGAGTGTCATATTGTATTGTTCACTTCCATGTTTGTCTAAATAAGCTTTTGCTCCAAATGTATGTGGCATTGGGAATTGGACATCCATTAAAGCATTAGGTTCATTATTTTTTATATGTTCTTTTGCTAAATTCACACATCTAGTAAATTCTTCTACTGCATCTGGATGGTTCATAAAATAATCATAGGAAAGTCTGACTGGAGATGAAGATATAATTGATATTATATTAGGATTTGGGTGTTTTGCGCCATAATAGACAACTTTTACCGCGCCCATACTATGGCCATATAAATGTATTTTTTTATATCCCTGATTAACTAAAAATTCTATTGCTGCATCTATATCATAGTAGCATTCAGATAAGATATCGAAAGCATTTCCGTAAAATCGTTCACCATATCGTGAAATTAAATCATGTCCACGGGTATTAAAACTAGCCACATCGTAACCTGCTTTACCAAATCGATCGATTAAAGCAAGATTCATTGCGCCGTAGAAATTCCCACTTGATCCATGTATTAATAAAATACATTCTTCAGGGTTATTGGGGGAATCAATTCTTGATAGTATACCTATGTGTTCTAAATCGTCTTTTGTATGTATGCTGTTAAATTCTATTGCCATAATTTATCTCCTTAGTTAAGACAAAATTCTACTCATTCTAGCTTTATTCGTCTAGACGAATAAAGATTACTCATATAATGTTTAACGAAATATCCCAAAAAAGTATTTCTTCAATTAATTTTATAACTACAAGGAGTATTGTGATGCCTGGAAAACAAACTATTTTTTCTTATGAAGGATATGAAGATATGAGGGTTACATTAACAAATGGTGTATTACTAGTAACCTTAGATAACCCGGATAGATTAAATGCTCTTTCAACCCCTATAAGGCATGGATTGAAACGAGTTTTAACAGAATTTGAAGAAGATGATAATGCTAAAGTTATGGTTATTACAGGCGAAGGAAGAGGATTTTGTTCTGGAGCAGATTTGGGTAGTACCGGAAGTTATAAACAAACAGAAACAAGAAAACAAATTGAAGAAACACGGTTCGAATGGATAAGTAGATTCCGTTCTATTAATAAACCTATTATTGCAGCAGTTAATGGTGTAGCTGCTGGTGGTGGCGTTTCTTTGGCATTAGCTGCAGATATTCGTATAGCTTCTGATCAAGCAAGATTTGTTACCGCATTTCTTAGAAGAGCTATATTGCCTGACAACGGTGCCACATGGTTTCTACCGAGAGTGGTAGGTGTTTCTAAAGCCCTATTAATGTTGTGGCTTAGTGATGATGTTGGTGCTGAGGAATCAGCACAACTAGGGTTAGTTGATAAAGTGGTTCCGCATGATTCTTTAATGGATGAAACAATGTTAATTGCAAATCGTCTTGCTGAAGGTCCTTCTATAACTTTAGAACTGACCAAGAAAGCGGTTTACCATAGTTTGAATGTTGATTTAATAACACAATGTGATTATGAAGAAAACCTTGGTGCTATTGTTCATAATACTGAAGATAATGCTGAAGGTCGTTTGGCATTTAGAGAAAAAAGAAAACCTAATTTTCAAGGAAAATAATATATATGAGCAAAATTCACACGCTTAATGAAATAAATTCTTCCTGGAACAATTTACTAAATACTATTAACTCTTTTCCATCTAAACATGAAAAAACACCTGGTGCTGTTGGCACTTGGTCGTTTTTAGAAGCAGTGGTACATATATTTGCATGGGATAATGAATTACTAATCAATTTAAAAGATTATCATAACAAAAACCAAATGCCTAAATGGAAAGATTACAGCAATGATGAGATCATTGAATTAAATCAGAATCAAGTTGATGAGTATACTAATTATAGTTTCGAAGATTTATACAAACGGCTTATTGATAACCATTCTAATTTGGTTAAATATTTAGAGGATTTTCCGGAAGATTTATTTGTGTCTGACCCATTTACTTCAATAATGATAAAAGATGAAACCTATTTACACTATCAAGAACATGACCAAAATATAAAAAATTTTTCAATAACTTTAAATCAGTGAAGAATTGGTGGTTTAGCAAAATAGGTTGCTATTGCAGAAATTAGCATTAAAAACCCAAATACAATCCACATGTAATAATAACTTTGTGTTTGATCAAATATTATTGAGCCAAAAAGTGGCCCAGATGCGTTAGTTACCATTTGCACTGGCCATACCATTCCTCTTATCGAACCTAATGAGTTACGTCCATAATATTCAGCAAATATTAGTTGATATAAAGTATTAAACAAACCAGCACTTAGTATTCCTTGGGTAATACCCCAAAGTATTGCTATATAAAAATTGTTAATAAATAAAATAACAAAAATTGTGAGCGAATTTACAAGAAAAGTTACAACAATTGTTTTTCGAGTCCCAAATTTTTCAGCCATAAATCCAGAGAAAAAAGCTCCTATAGCACCACTAAATGACCAGATGGCCATAACTATGGCTCCTTGGTTTCTATCAATACCTTGAGTGTCGAGATATGAGATTAAATGGAAGCATAGTCCTGGTCCAACTAGAAACAGTAAAGAAAAAGCTAGTATTAAGAAATAGAAGTTTGGTTGTTGTAAAACCTCTTTTCTATTAAAAGAAACTTCATCAGTTTTTGATTTATTTAATTCAAGCTTTTTATCTTTTTCACTTAGCTCTCCATCGGGTAGTAATCCCATATCTTCAGGTTCTTTACGAATAAGTATCATTACTGGCAATAGCGAAACTACAAAAACAACTATTCCAGATATTGTGAGAGCCATTCTCCAGTCATAAATATCTGCTACAAATGCGACATATAATGGTGTTACCGAATTACCCAGCATTATACCAAGTCCACTATATGCTATAGCTCTAGCTCGTTTAACAATAAACCACTTCGATACGATGACTTGAGTTGCAAGGGCTATAATACCCATTGTCATTATACGGTTTACAATTAAAATAATGAAAAATTGCAGGTAATTTTCAACAATGGCAAGTAAAACAAATGAAAGTCCAAGTATGAAGATCGATGTTGTTAAAATCCAACGGCCACCATATTTATCTAGTGCTGTTCCAATAAAAATTGCAACTATACCAGCTATAATAGTCCCAAATGATGTAGCGTAAGTAAAAGTAGTCTTAGACCAACCAAATTCTTCAGTTATTGGGTCCAATATCACGGCTAAAACCGGGAAAGTACCGGCACTTTGGCTAAACCCAGCTAGTGCAACGGCAAGTACTATAAACCACCCATAATAAATTGTTTTCGTGTCTGTTGTATTATCGGGTGTATTAATAGTCCTGTCCTTAAAAGATTTAAGCTCAAAAAAAGAGCACAGATGGAAATATAACTCAATTAGTATTAATGGTCAATTATTGTTATTTTCCGTCTTTGATAAAATCAGCAATCTTTTCGGCAACTACCATAACTGTAACATTAATATTTGCACGCACACAATCTGGCATTATAGAAGCATCGCCTATTCTTAACCCATCTACTCCATACACTTTTCCATATTGGTTTACGACTGCCATCGTGTCATTTTGTGGTCCCATTTTTGCAGTACAAGAAACGTGGTGTCCAGTTAGAACATGTTTCTTTATCCAAAGATCAAGAGAGTCGTTGTTCTCCAAATCAAAGTCTGTTGGTCTTAGGCGTTCCAAGATTAAACTAGATAATTCTGAATTATTTTCTAAACTGACTAGCATACGTATCCCATCACGATACCTTCTTATATCTTCATGATGATCAAGTAGGTTGTAATCGAGATAAGGATGATCTCGGTAATCAGATGATTGTAATTTTATTTCCCCGCTTGATAAAGCGAGATTCAAGCCTAATGCGGCACTTATGCCTACTGGTTCTCCTATGGCTCTATATGATTCACCGGCTACCGCATTAAAATAGACTATCATATCGTTATGTATATTTGACCCACTAGCAGTGTAACGTAGTAGTACTTGAATTCGTGGCCCTACTGTGTCTAAATCTACTTCAGGTTTTGTTTTCCAAATAACAGGTAATAACGGATGATCTCTTAGATTTTGCCCCACACCAGGTGCATCTATTAACACATCTATATTGTGTTCAGATAAATGTTCTTTAGGGCCAATGCCTGAAAGCATAAGGGTTTGTGGGGTCCCGATTGCGCCTTCACACAAAATGATTTCATTACCTTCGATAATAAAATCTTCATTATCTGAAGATACTTCTAATCCGACTGCTTTTGGTATGATTTGACTTTTGTCGAAGATAATTTTTTTTACAAATACGTTAGGCCGAATGGTTAAATTTAGTCTATGTCTTGAAAGTCCTAGGTATCCAATAGCAGTAGACCATCTAATACCATCTGGGTTATTTAATGGAATTGGGCCTGCTCCAATAGTTCCTGGTGCGTTCGCATCTTCACAGTGTTCATATCCAGCTTCTATACATGCAGTATAAAAAGCTTTTGAAGCTGGTTTCCATTCTTCTTCAGGGAATCTATGGCATATTATTGGGCCATTTGTACCGTGAAAGTCGCCTGGGTCGTTTTGATATGTAGTGTCAGTTTCAATTTTGTTAAAATATGGAACCAATGTTTGAAAATCCCATTCTGTATTTCCCCATAATTTCCAATTATCATAATCTTCGGGAATCCCACGGAGAAAGATCTGGCCATTAATGGAGCTGGAACCTCCGGTTACTTTTCCCCTAGGAACATCTATATCGGCTTCATTGGTTGCTCGGGCTTTATATTGCCAATTATGTGGGCTATCCCATACATTTACAGTGGATTTATATCCATATTTTACCTCTTCAGGCATATTATCCATATCCGGGTAATCTGATCCAGCTTCAATCAATAATACAGATTTTGATAAGTCTTCAGATAATCTAGTAGCTATTATTGCTCCAGCAGAACCAGCACCTACTACTATGTAATCATATTTCATAATTATCTCCTACTAGTACTTTGGAAAGCTCAATAATTTTTTGAATAGTATATCTTAGATACAAATAAACATATACTTATTTGAATAATAATTATGATTTCTTTTTAAAACTTACGTGATAAACTTGATTTATTTTCTAAACAAGAATTTATGCTAAGAGGTAATAATGAATGAAGTTCAAATAATTAAACATGAACAACGTGAAATTGAAATTTCTTCTGGATCAATGACTAGGATAGCAGGTGTGTCAAAAAGTATTGTAGGAGCAGAAGGTATTCATTTAGCTATAGCTACAATACCATCAGGGTGTAGTGCCACCCCACACATACACACAAATTGCGAATCTGCTATATATATAATTAGTGGTTCTGGTAAATTTTTAGTTGGCTCCAACCTAGAAAAGGAATTATTTTTTGAAGCTGGAGATTTTTTTCATGTCCCATCAATGGCTCCGCATCAACCAATAAATACAGGAAATGTTGAAGTGACAATGATTGTTGCTCGCAATACACCTGTGGAAATTGTAGAGGAAATATAATGAAGAAAACTATAAATGACTTAAAGGATTCGATAAAACAAAGGGCAATCATCAAATCTGGTAATAACTCTGTTAAAGGGTTAGACGGTATCGCTACAATAAATTGGGATGTTTATGGAGTTCCTCATGCAACAGTTACAAGTGAATTAGATATGTGGTTTATCCAAGGTTTTTTACATGCTCAAGATCGATTATGGGGAATGGAGCGTACACGTAGATTTGTAAAAGGAACTTTATCGGAAATTATTGGGCCCGGTGGCTTAGGGCCGGACAAGTTTTTTCGACGCGTTGGTACTATGAGGGCTGCAAAAAAAGAATGGGATTCTCTAGAGAACGAAGGGAAAAATGTTATTGAAGCGTATACAGCAGGTGTTAATGCATACCTTGATTTAGAACTTCCCTTACCTATTGAATTTGAATTACTAGATTATGTTCCAGAAAGATGGTCGCCATTAGATGTTACTGGCCGATGGAAACTCATAGCACATTCACAATCTCTTAGTGGGCATGCAAAAATTAGCCGTATGCAAATGTTGCAGGCTTTGGGAGTTGAAAACTTTAAAAAAATCTTTCCCTACTATCCTGTAGATGCCCCAGTTATGGTTCCTATGGGCGAACTTGCCGGCGAAAGGTCAATAACAAATTTAAATGAACTTTTTGAAAAAGCATATAGTGAAATTGGATTTTTAAACGGAACAGGATCCAATAATTGGGCTGTTGATGGCTCTTTGACTGAATCGGGATCCCCTCTTCTGGCAGGAGATCCTCACCTTGCAGTAACTGTTCCATGTTTTTGGCATGTACAGCATATAAGTGGTCCCGATTTTTCCTTTATTGGGGCTTCAATGCCAGGTGTTCCTGGGGTAACATATTATGGTCATAATGGGCATACAGCCTGGAGTCTAACAACGGCTGGTGTAGATGCTCAAGATATCTATTTTGAGCAAATTAGAAATTCTAACAATCCTGAATATTTTTACAAAAATGAATGGCTCCCAGCAGAAAAACATGAAGAATTAATATACGTTAAAGGTGAAAAAAATCCAATTACAGAAATAATTTATGAAACTCATCATGGTCCTATTATTCAAGATCCAATTGGAGATGGTAAATATAGTATTTCGATGAATTGGTCTGGAAAAGAAACCCAACAAACTTTTAGTAGTTTTAAAGCAATGCATTCTTCTAAAACAGTCAATGAACTAATTGAGGCCCACAGGAAATGGACTACCCATACAAATAGAATTTTGGCAGATACTCAAGGAAATATAGGATATATATTATCTGGGCAAGTACCAATTCGTATGGGGAATGTTCCTAATTTGTTTCCTGTCCCAGGTTGGACAGGAGATCATGAATGGATAGGAGAAATACCATTTGAAGAAATGCCAAGGCATATTAATCCTGAAAATCATTACCTCAACACATCAAATAATATGATTGTTTCCTATGATTTTCCTTATTATATCAATGCTACTGGCACACCATATCGAGGGCAAAGAGTTAAAGAATTGCTTCTCAGGACTACTAAACATAACTCATCGACATTTTCAAAAATACAGATGGACACCTTTAGTATACCTGGTTTGAATTTAACTAAACGTATTCAAAACATTTCTCCTACTACTGAAAATGGTCAAAAAGCAAAAAATCTACTATCGGCTTGGGATGGGAATCTTTCAGCAGAAAGTTTTGGTTCGATTTATGAGGTACTTCGTTGGAGAATTCAAGTAAATATATTAAATAAGATTAGAGATGCTATGTTGGGTGAAAAACCAGCAGAAGAAACATTGAGAGTCCACATGACAGCTTTGGAATTTCTTATCTGTTCTGACGATAATTCAATTTTTCAATCAAATATATTTCCATATAACAATTGGGATGAATGTTTAACTATATCATTAGATGAAGTAGGTCAATTTCTAATGGATAAATTAGGCAATGATACTAACAAATGGAATTGGGGAAATGTTCACTCTATATTATTTAGACATGGAAATGGCCGACAAGAACCTGAAGCTTCGCTTTTGAATGTTGGGCCTTTTTCTATACCAGGTTCTGGAGATACTATATGTAACTTTAATCATACTAGTGGCCCAGATTTTAAAGCCACTTCTATGCCTAGTTTCCGTCAGATAATTGATCTTAGTGATTTTTCAAAATCTTTATTTATAATTCCACCGGGTAATTCTGGAGATCAGTCAAGTACACATTACAATGATAATGTAGAAAAATATTTTTCAGGAGAATATAATCCACTTTTATGGGATACTAAGGATATTGAGAAAAATATCGAATCGACACAAATAATAAACCCACTCTAGTAGTGGTTTAAGGGAGCGAGTATGACAAATGCATCTGGAGCACTTTCAGGAGTTCGTGTTGTAACATGTTCTACTGCACAAGCAGGAACAGTTCCGTATATGCTTATGGCTGACCTGGGTGCTGAAGTTATTAAAATAGAAGTCCCTAATGTTGGAGACAACTCAAGAAAATCAGGAGACATCAAAAATGGAATTAGTTCCTATTTTGAAACTAATAATCGCGGGGTAAAAAGCATAACATTAAATCTTAAATTACCTGAGGCACAAAAGATTCTTCATGAATTAGTAGCTACAGCCGAAATATTTGGTCAAAATTTCAGACCAGGGGCAGCTGAGCGTTATGGGTTTGGTTATGAACAACTAAAAAAAATCAACCCAGCACTTGTTTATGCAAGCATTTCAGCTTATGGTCCAGATGGTCCTGATTCAAATTTAAAAGGTACTGATTCTGTTGGTCAAGCACTTGCCGGTGTCACTGAAGCTTTTTCTATACCTGGTCAACAAATGAGAACCGGAGTTGTTTCAATAGCTGATGAAACATGTGCAATAGTAACATTTGGTGGTGTACTTGCAGCACTCATTCATGCACGAGCAACAGGTCAAGGCCAAAAAATTGAAACCTCACTTATAGGAAGTGCTTTTCGATTAATGGGATGGACAATGGCAACGGCAATGTGGAGAAATCAACCCCCTATTACTGGAGCAAGAATAAATGGAAGTCGAGAACGTGCTGGAATTGCTGCATGTTTTAATGATGCAGATGGGAAACCATTAGCAATACAACTTGGTGCCAATGATTGGATTCCAGCTCTAAAGCTTCTAGGTTTTCATGAAACAATGGAGAAAAACGGATTAGCTGATCTTGGGATATCATTTGAATCTGATGATAAAAAAAATCAGATACTTAATCAATTATCAGAATTGTTTGC encodes:
- a CDS encoding CocE/NonD family hydrolase, with protein sequence MDNLFKNVRSEVTYEVQVEKDIKVKMRDDINLSTDIYYPSIDGEIDKTPKPVLLHRTPYDKGSDRFAEEAEYFTKRGYIVVIQDNRGRYNSEGEFHKYTQDANDGYDLTEWIVDQEWCNGKIGTYGTSYGAHTQAAMASMNAKGLQAMIIDCGGFSNAYMSSARHNGAFELRQLGWAISQAKLSKEAIENPVVAKYLDEVNQEDWLLRLPWKKGHSPLKWTPAYEDYILEEWSRGEYDDYWKQPGLAGELFYDEWSDIPQIHTGGWYDSYTRTTFENYIGLSNKKKSPVRVLMGPWTHGQRSVSYAGEVDFGPTASINSLAENWDDYRLLWFDAWMKDFDNGFQEQNSLLLFIMGGGSGLKDEQERMQHGGQWRFENEWPLARTNFTPYYFHKDGSMDTNKPLNQDDSTTFKFDPDTPIPTIGGGLSGGIIAQAGAFHQIEGSQFFGSKEPYLPLESRSDILVFETEALIEDIEVTGPIKIHLEISSSAKDTDFTAKLIDVCPPNDDYPDGFHMNLTDSIMRARYRNSWEKEELMIPGEIYSLDFELYPTGNLFKSGHKIRVDISSSNFPRFDVNPNTGGPLGVDQAKIIALNTIHQSKDHASYIMLPIIPQ
- a CDS encoding cupin domain-containing protein; the protein is MNEVQIIKHEQREIEISSGSMTRIAGVSKSIVGAEGIHLAIATIPSGCSATPHIHTNCESAIYIISGSGKFLVGSNLEKELFFEAGDFFHVPSMAPHQPINTGNVEVTMIVARNTPVEIVEEI
- a CDS encoding mycofactocin system GMC family oxidoreductase MftG, producing MKYDYIVVGAGSAGAIIATRLSEDLSKSVLLIEAGSDYPDMDNMPEEVKYGYKSTVNVWDSPHNWQYKARATNEADIDVPRGKVTGGSSSINGQIFLRGIPEDYDNWKLWGNTEWDFQTLVPYFNKIETDTTYQNDPGDFHGTNGPIICHRFPEEEWKPASKAFYTACIEAGYEHCEDANAPGTIGAGPIPLNNPDGIRWSTAIGYLGLSRHRLNLTIRPNVFVKKIIFDKSQIIPKAVGLEVSSDNEDFIIEGNEIILCEGAIGTPQTLMLSGIGPKEHLSEHNIDVLIDAPGVGQNLRDHPLLPVIWKTKPEVDLDTVGPRIQVLLRYTASGSNIHNDMIVYFNAVAGESYRAIGEPVGISAALGLNLALSSGEIKLQSSDYRDHPYLDYNLLDHHEDIRRYRDGIRMLVSLENNSELSSLILERLRPTDFDLENNDSLDLWIKKHVLTGHHVSCTAKMGPQNDTMAVVNQYGKVYGVDGLRIGDASIMPDCVRANINVTVMVVAEKIADFIKDGK
- a CDS encoding alpha/beta fold hydrolase — its product is MAIEFNSIHTKDDLEHIGILSRIDSPNNPEECILLIHGSSGNFYGAMNLALIDRFGKAGYDVASFNTRGHDLISRYGERFYGNAFDILSECYYDIDAAIEFLVNQGYKKIHLYGHSMGAVKVVYYGAKHPNPNIISIISSSPVRLSYDYFMNHPDAVEEFTRCVNLAKEHIKNNEPNALMDVQFPMPHTFGAKAYLDKHGSEQYNMTLYAQEITNPTLLIAGTLETHPRLENCATDTHEIMKSSHKKNSVVIVEGADHAWTDMHDQHAKEILNWISNL
- a CDS encoding MFS transporter; amino-acid sequence: MLIELYFHLCSFFELKSFKDRTINTPDNTTDTKTIYYGWFIVLAVALAGFSQSAGTFPVLAVILDPITEEFGWSKTTFTYATSFGTIIAGIVAIFIGTALDKYGGRWILTTSIFILGLSFVLLAIVENYLQFFIILIVNRIMTMGIIALATQVIVSKWFIVKRARAIAYSGLGIMLGNSVTPLYVAFVADIYDWRMALTISGIVVFVVSLLPVMILIRKEPEDMGLLPDGELSEKDKKLELNKSKTDEVSFNRKEVLQQPNFYFLILAFSLLFLVGPGLCFHLISYLDTQGIDRNQGAIVMAIWSFSGAIGAFFSGFMAEKFGTRKTIVVTFLVNSLTIFVILFINNFYIAILWGITQGILSAGLFNTLYQLIFAEYYGRNSLGSIRGMVWPVQMVTNASGPLFGSIIFDQTQSYYYMWIVFGFLMLISAIATYFAKPPILH
- a CDS encoding CoA transferase: MTNASGALSGVRVVTCSTAQAGTVPYMLMADLGAEVIKIEVPNVGDNSRKSGDIKNGISSYFETNNRGVKSITLNLKLPEAQKILHELVATAEIFGQNFRPGAAERYGFGYEQLKKINPALVYASISAYGPDGPDSNLKGTDSVGQALAGVTEAFSIPGQQMRTGVVSIADETCAIVTFGGVLAALIHARATGQGQKIETSLIGSAFRLMGWTMATAMWRNQPPITGARINGSRERAGIAACFNDADGKPLAIQLGANDWIPALKLLGFHETMEKNGLADLGISFESDDKKNQILNQLSELFATNKRDHWVGLLREADMVAAPVNSMLEASEDPNMIANGYVQKMTYPNGETLKIHGTPWKLSETPSKPGIAPDLGAHNKEILNSLGYDDQAIENLKEIKAI
- a CDS encoding penicillin acylase family protein gives rise to the protein MKKTINDLKDSIKQRAIIKSGNNSVKGLDGIATINWDVYGVPHATVTSELDMWFIQGFLHAQDRLWGMERTRRFVKGTLSEIIGPGGLGPDKFFRRVGTMRAAKKEWDSLENEGKNVIEAYTAGVNAYLDLELPLPIEFELLDYVPERWSPLDVTGRWKLIAHSQSLSGHAKISRMQMLQALGVENFKKIFPYYPVDAPVMVPMGELAGERSITNLNELFEKAYSEIGFLNGTGSNNWAVDGSLTESGSPLLAGDPHLAVTVPCFWHVQHISGPDFSFIGASMPGVPGVTYYGHNGHTAWSLTTAGVDAQDIYFEQIRNSNNPEYFYKNEWLPAEKHEELIYVKGEKNPITEIIYETHHGPIIQDPIGDGKYSISMNWSGKETQQTFSSFKAMHSSKTVNELIEAHRKWTTHTNRILADTQGNIGYILSGQVPIRMGNVPNLFPVPGWTGDHEWIGEIPFEEMPRHINPENHYLNTSNNMIVSYDFPYYINATGTPYRGQRVKELLLRTTKHNSSTFSKIQMDTFSIPGLNLTKRIQNISPTTENGQKAKNLLSAWDGNLSAESFGSIYEVLRWRIQVNILNKIRDAMLGEKPAEETLRVHMTALEFLICSDDNSIFQSNIFPYNNWDECLTISLDEVGQFLMDKLGNDTNKWNWGNVHSILFRHGNGRQEPEASLLNVGPFSIPGSGDTICNFNHTSGPDFKATSMPSFRQIIDLSDFSKSLFIIPPGNSGDQSSTHYNDNVEKYFSGEYNPLLWDTKDIEKNIESTQIINPL
- a CDS encoding ClbS/DfsB family four-helix bundle protein codes for the protein MSKIHTLNEINSSWNNLLNTINSFPSKHEKTPGAVGTWSFLEAVVHIFAWDNELLINLKDYHNKNQMPKWKDYSNDEIIELNQNQVDEYTNYSFEDLYKRLIDNHSNLVKYLEDFPEDLFVSDPFTSIMIKDETYLHYQEHDQNIKNFSITLNQ